One window of the Niallia circulans genome contains the following:
- a CDS encoding carbohydrate ABC transporter permease, which translates to MHTSQKQMRTSKWIVGIILTVGGFFMVLPFIWMLLSSLKTDAEIMQFPPTIWPQEITFANFKELFLAFNFAVYLKNTLIIVLCSFGGLILNAMAGYGFAKYNFKGKNILFYLVLATMMIPGQVTMIPVYLILNAMGLTNTMAGIVLPGLVGAFAIFLFRQFMSTISNELLEAARLDGASEWKIFWKIIMPVSRPVIAVQGILTFIGAWNSFLWPLIMANDEKYYTLSVGLQLLKGQYASNYALQMAGSTFMIIPIIIVFMIFQKYILQGFNVSGLK; encoded by the coding sequence ATGCATACATCTCAAAAGCAAATGAGAACTTCAAAATGGATTGTTGGAATTATTCTTACTGTTGGCGGATTCTTTATGGTCTTACCATTTATTTGGATGCTGCTTTCTTCCCTGAAAACGGATGCGGAAATTATGCAGTTTCCTCCAACTATTTGGCCGCAGGAGATCACCTTTGCTAATTTTAAAGAATTGTTTTTAGCGTTTAACTTTGCAGTGTATTTAAAAAATACATTAATTATCGTCCTATGCTCATTTGGCGGACTAATTTTGAACGCGATGGCAGGATATGGATTTGCAAAATATAACTTCAAGGGGAAAAATATACTCTTTTATTTAGTGCTTGCGACAATGATGATACCTGGGCAAGTCACGATGATTCCAGTTTATTTGATTTTAAACGCCATGGGCTTAACAAATACAATGGCAGGGATTGTTCTTCCGGGTCTAGTGGGGGCTTTCGCCATTTTCCTATTCCGTCAGTTTATGTCTACTATATCGAACGAATTATTAGAAGCGGCTCGATTAGATGGTGCGAGTGAATGGAAAATATTTTGGAAAATAATTATGCCTGTTTCACGCCCGGTTATAGCTGTTCAAGGAATATTGACCTTTATCGGTGCGTGGAATTCCTTCTTATGGCCGCTAATTATGGCAAATGATGAAAAGTATTATACATTATCTGTTGGTCTACAGCTTTTAAAAGGACAATATGCAAGCAATTATGCTCTGCAGATGGCTGGTTCTACCTTTATGATTATTCCAATCATTATTGTATTCATGATATTCCAAAAATACATCCTGCAAGGATTCAATGTATCAGGATTGAAGTAA
- the bglX gene encoding beta-glucosidase BglX: MRHEDLVKLVDEMTVEEKVDQLLQLSADFYTKKSEEMTGPLTDLGLTEENIKQAGSTLGLSGAEEAIRIQKEYMKKHRLGIPTLMMADIIHGFRTIFPIPLGLGSSWSLEAAEKMARISALEASVSGLHVTFSPMVDLVRDPRWGRVMESTGEDAHLNGEFAKALVRGYQGEDLKSDTERLAACVKHFAAYGAPLGGRDYNTVDMSERQLRESYLPSYKAAIDAGAKLVMTSFNTVDGIPATGNEWLFRKILRDQFGFDGVVISDWGAVKELIAHGVAGNEKKAAELAIKAGVDIEMMTTCYAHYLKELVEEEVVDEKLLNEAVLRILELKNDLGLFENPHRGADADREKEVILSQSHRNASREIAAKSIVLLENNGVLPLSADQKVAVVGPGADSQDILGAWSWQGKMDEAVSLLEGMQEKSANILSAEVPCDYFELSEDMISSALKAASHAEVVVLALGEQEWMSGEAASRSDICLPKEQIKLFKQLKNTGKPIIVTLYNGRPLDISELDGAAAIVEAWFPGTEGGNALSDILYGDVNPSGRLSMSFPENVGQVPVYYNGDNTGRPYEENPDEKYVSKYLDVSNYARYPFGYGLSYSEVVYSNLQLDKETISENEAVTITVEVENRGVYPVTETVQLYIRDLVGEVVRPVKELKDFKQVQLKNGEKQVVTFKISEEQLRYTHRNMQFLSDDGDFEVMVGPNSIELQSKSFELKKIRG; this comes from the coding sequence ATGAGACATGAAGATTTAGTTAAATTAGTGGATGAAATGACAGTAGAGGAAAAAGTAGATCAGCTTCTACAGCTTTCCGCCGATTTTTATACAAAAAAAAGTGAAGAAATGACAGGACCTTTAACTGATTTAGGGTTAACAGAAGAAAATATCAAACAAGCTGGCTCTACATTAGGTTTATCGGGAGCTGAAGAAGCTATTCGTATCCAAAAGGAATATATGAAAAAGCATCGTTTAGGAATTCCAACCTTAATGATGGCTGACATTATCCATGGATTTCGAACGATTTTCCCCATTCCTTTAGGTTTAGGGAGTTCCTGGAGTTTAGAAGCTGCTGAAAAAATGGCGCGAATTTCTGCATTAGAAGCTAGTGTATCTGGTTTACATGTAACCTTTTCACCGATGGTTGACTTAGTGCGCGACCCTAGATGGGGGAGAGTGATGGAATCAACAGGAGAAGATGCTCATTTAAATGGTGAATTTGCTAAAGCGTTAGTGCGTGGCTATCAAGGAGAAGACTTGAAAAGCGATACAGAACGACTGGCGGCCTGTGTAAAGCATTTTGCTGCATATGGTGCTCCGTTGGGAGGAAGAGACTATAATACGGTTGATATGTCTGAACGGCAACTAAGGGAAAGTTATTTGCCGAGTTACAAAGCTGCTATTGATGCAGGTGCTAAATTAGTAATGACCTCCTTTAATACAGTTGACGGGATTCCTGCAACTGGGAATGAGTGGCTTTTTAGAAAAATATTAAGGGACCAGTTTGGTTTTGATGGAGTAGTAATATCTGATTGGGGAGCAGTGAAGGAATTGATTGCTCATGGAGTAGCTGGAAATGAAAAAAAAGCTGCGGAGCTTGCCATAAAGGCAGGAGTAGATATTGAGATGATGACCACTTGTTATGCTCACTATTTAAAGGAGTTAGTAGAGGAAGAAGTAGTAGACGAAAAACTTTTAAACGAAGCCGTGCTAAGAATTTTAGAATTGAAAAATGATTTAGGGTTATTTGAAAATCCTCATCGTGGAGCAGATGCAGATCGGGAAAAAGAAGTAATACTGTCACAATCTCATCGAAATGCATCCAGAGAAATAGCAGCAAAATCAATTGTATTGCTAGAAAACAATGGTGTCTTGCCGTTATCTGCTGATCAAAAAGTAGCAGTTGTCGGACCAGGAGCAGATTCACAGGATATTTTAGGAGCTTGGTCATGGCAAGGGAAAATGGATGAAGCTGTGTCATTACTTGAAGGGATGCAGGAGAAATCTGCTAATATTCTCTCAGCAGAAGTACCTTGCGATTACTTTGAACTATCAGAAGACATGATTTCAAGTGCACTAAAAGCAGCGAGTCATGCAGAAGTCGTTGTATTAGCTTTAGGGGAACAAGAATGGATGAGTGGAGAGGCGGCCAGCCGAAGTGATATTTGCTTGCCAAAAGAACAGATAAAGCTTTTTAAGCAATTAAAGAATACAGGTAAACCGATAATCGTTACGCTGTATAATGGCCGACCATTAGATATTAGTGAGCTAGATGGAGCGGCTGCCATTGTAGAAGCGTGGTTCCCTGGGACAGAAGGTGGAAATGCGCTAAGTGACATTTTATATGGAGATGTAAACCCAAGTGGGCGTTTAAGCATGAGTTTTCCTGAAAATGTGGGGCAAGTGCCAGTTTACTACAATGGAGATAATACAGGTCGTCCTTATGAAGAGAATCCGGACGAAAAATATGTTTCTAAATACTTGGATGTTTCAAATTATGCACGTTATCCATTTGGCTATGGATTAAGCTACAGCGAGGTTGTTTACAGTAATTTGCAATTAGATAAAGAGACCATATCGGAGAATGAAGCAGTGACAATTACGGTGGAAGTGGAGAATAGAGGAGTTTATCCTGTCACAGAAACGGTCCAGCTTTATATACGTGATCTAGTTGGAGAGGTTGTGCGTCCTGTTAAGGAATTAAAGGACTTTAAGCAAGTTCAGTTAAAAAATGGAGAAAAGCAAGTGGTTACCTTTAAAATTTCCGAAGAGCAGCTTCGATATACTCATAGAAATATGCAATTTTTAAGTGATGACGGCGATTTTGAAGTAATGGTTGGTCCAAATAGCATAGAACTTCAATCAAAAAGTTTTGAATTAAAAAAGATAAGAGGATAG
- a CDS encoding polysaccharide pyruvyl transferase family protein — protein MLNQARKEELNMVKGIAPNVDKEALFNNKRKVFLFGSPSYTNIGDQAIAYAEEKFIKNCFPYYEYIEIMDYATEEGIELVKKIINKDDIVCFTGGGNLGSLYVDIEEDRRKVVSSFKDYKTIVFPQSAFFEDTEQGREEKRKSQEAYNQNPNLTLVARENQTLDILKETFQANVIYTPDMVLSLSIEPRELERDGVLFVLRADKEKVTEESFVSDLMDLFGKTESVERTDTVLSEVDVIDYADREKYFLKTLDKIGSKKLIITDRLHAMIFSIITKTPCLVFGNSYGKAKHSYNDWLHELSFIEYTDNKELNDIPAIVERLQKAEPNKIDVKEDFQVLKDFFKG, from the coding sequence ATGTTAAATCAAGCAAGAAAAGAAGAATTGAATATGGTAAAAGGGATTGCTCCTAATGTAGATAAGGAAGCATTGTTTAATAACAAGAGAAAAGTATTCCTATTTGGATCGCCAAGTTATACGAATATTGGAGATCAAGCCATTGCCTATGCAGAGGAAAAGTTTATTAAAAATTGTTTTCCTTACTATGAATATATTGAAATTATGGACTATGCAACAGAAGAAGGAATAGAGCTAGTTAAGAAGATTATTAACAAAGATGATATTGTTTGTTTTACAGGCGGAGGAAATTTAGGAAGTTTATATGTAGATATTGAGGAAGATCGTAGAAAAGTAGTTTCATCCTTTAAAGACTACAAAACAATTGTTTTTCCACAATCTGCTTTTTTTGAGGATACAGAGCAAGGTAGAGAAGAGAAGCGGAAAAGCCAAGAAGCATACAATCAAAATCCTAATCTAACTTTAGTAGCAAGAGAGAATCAAACTTTAGATATTTTAAAAGAAACATTCCAGGCAAATGTTATTTACACTCCAGATATGGTATTATCTCTGTCTATTGAGCCAAGGGAGCTGGAACGTGATGGTGTTCTATTTGTTCTAAGAGCAGATAAGGAGAAGGTGACAGAAGAAAGCTTTGTTTCTGACTTAATGGACTTATTTGGAAAAACGGAGTCTGTAGAGCGGACAGATACGGTTTTATCAGAGGTTGATGTGATTGATTATGCGGACCGTGAAAAGTACTTCTTAAAAACGCTTGATAAAATTGGCTCCAAAAAATTAATTATTACAGATCGTTTGCATGCTATGATCTTTTCCATTATCACTAAAACACCTTGTCTAGTGTTCGGAAATAGCTATGGAAAAGCAAAGCATTCTTATAATGATTGGCTACATGAGTTATCCTTTATTGAATATACAGATAACAAAGAGTTAAATGACATACCAGCTATCGTGGAAAGATTGCAAAAGGCAGAGCCGAATAAGATTGATGTAAAAGAAGATTTCCAAGTACTAAAAGATTTTTTTAAAGGATAA
- a CDS encoding GH36-type glycosyl hydrolase domain-containing protein, which translates to MNTQTVTLNGNNTTFSFLPSGDIYEIRHKDIMVNQLIGNLLDGSANQIYLRVFKKGTILSTPLLGIQSDSKLAVGERALIWSGTFEGVSYEVKFIVTSHDVWFWEVSLQGNQTVDLLYGQDIGIAAKGAVQSNEAYVSQYIDHYIDTQHGYTICSRQNQPQDGKFPYLQQGCLQKTIGFSTDGYQFFGMSYKETNIPEALQRESLSTEVYQYEMAYAALQTDKRNVQEKQSVVFYGSILENHPTAVEKPFFTTQQIEEIWVEANKLEQVTKPVNKMTRIVNQVIKTESLTPEEIDELFGIQLEKEIVDQKLLSFFTDNQHHVVLKEKEVQMERPHGHILLSGTDLVVDKPVMATTVYMYGIFNSQIVLGNTSMNKMMSNNRNSLNIMKKSGQRIYMKINNQWQLLAMPSAFEMGFNVAKWYYKLADDLIIVTNYTSVEDHEIKLSIESKRGKKYDFVISNHILMNDGEDSVPFKWEQSNQVITFNGTPSSTVDQGYPELTYHIHVEQPFTLKDETVFVSLKEGSDFPLVMLELLQEHTVNLTIQGNLHRGNYQHHQKSEGIETESYERYLDGLLNGFQMKHENPLIQEEVERMNLLSRWYSHNMLVHYLSPHGLEQYGGAAWGTRDVSQGPVEYFFAVNRPEIVREILKKVYANQFENDGNWPQWFMFDRFEKIKADESHGDVIVWPLKVVGDYLTFTGDTSILAESIPFTNRDTFAKTEEFYPLMEHVKKQIHYIETNFLPNTFLSCYGDGDWDDTLQPYDSRLKKNMASSWTVALTYQTIRNLARALESYDNLYAAYLFDLAKNIKADFNRFILSTDTIPGFVYMEDSDHVELMIHPDDEKTNIQYRLLPMTRSMIAELITPEIAEHHYQIIKENLYFPDGVRLMNRPASYKGGVSTNFKRAEQAANFGREIGLQYVHAHIRFTEAMAKLGKAEETWKGLNTINPIGLKDRVENAAIRQSNVYFSSSDGDFKTRYEAQENFGKLKNGGVPVKGGWRIYSSGPGIYINQLISNVLGIRQTAAEVIIDPVLPQSLNGLTVTFQLLDKPVEIKYTLGSKDKKAIFNGNVLENRLEDNLYRQGGICLNKEAMKKVLQQENILEVYC; encoded by the coding sequence ATGAATACGCAAACAGTTACATTGAATGGGAATAATACGACATTTTCATTTCTTCCTAGCGGGGATATATATGAGATTCGTCATAAAGATATAATGGTTAACCAACTCATAGGGAATTTATTAGATGGCAGTGCAAACCAAATCTATTTGCGTGTGTTTAAAAAGGGGACAATTCTTTCGACACCATTACTTGGTATTCAATCGGATAGTAAGCTGGCAGTAGGTGAGCGTGCATTAATTTGGAGTGGCACCTTTGAAGGAGTATCCTATGAAGTTAAATTTATAGTAACCTCGCATGACGTATGGTTCTGGGAAGTTTCTTTACAAGGGAATCAAACAGTAGATTTATTATATGGACAGGATATTGGCATCGCGGCAAAAGGAGCCGTTCAATCGAATGAGGCTTATGTATCTCAATATATCGATCATTACATCGATACACAGCATGGATATACAATCTGCTCTAGGCAAAATCAGCCGCAAGACGGTAAATTCCCGTATTTACAACAAGGATGTTTGCAAAAAACAATTGGATTTAGTACAGATGGATATCAATTCTTTGGAATGTCTTATAAAGAAACAAATATTCCTGAGGCATTACAGAGGGAAAGCCTGTCAACAGAGGTTTATCAGTATGAAATGGCTTATGCGGCCCTACAAACAGATAAACGAAATGTACAAGAGAAGCAATCGGTTGTTTTTTATGGTTCTATTTTGGAAAATCATCCAACAGCTGTAGAGAAACCCTTTTTCACTACTCAACAAATAGAAGAAATTTGGGTAGAAGCAAACAAATTGGAACAGGTTACAAAACCAGTAAATAAAATGACGCGTATTGTTAATCAAGTTATCAAAACAGAAAGCCTGACTCCTGAGGAAATAGATGAGTTATTTGGGATTCAACTAGAAAAAGAGATAGTAGATCAAAAGCTTTTGTCCTTTTTCACAGATAATCAACATCATGTTGTATTAAAGGAAAAGGAAGTTCAAATGGAAAGGCCGCATGGTCATATCCTTTTAAGCGGAACTGACTTAGTAGTAGATAAACCGGTAATGGCTACAACGGTCTATATGTATGGGATTTTTAATTCCCAAATTGTTTTAGGGAACACTTCCATGAACAAAATGATGAGCAATAATAGAAATTCACTTAATATAATGAAGAAATCTGGTCAGCGGATTTATATGAAAATAAATAATCAGTGGCAGTTATTAGCTATGCCATCTGCATTTGAAATGGGCTTTAATGTTGCTAAATGGTATTACAAGCTTGCGGATGACTTGATTATAGTGACAAATTATACCTCTGTTGAAGACCATGAGATTAAGCTGAGCATCGAAAGTAAAAGAGGGAAAAAATATGATTTTGTCATTAGTAATCATATTTTAATGAATGATGGAGAGGATTCGGTACCATTTAAATGGGAACAATCAAATCAAGTCATCACATTTAATGGCACACCAAGTTCAACTGTCGATCAAGGCTATCCAGAGCTAACTTATCATATCCATGTTGAACAACCCTTTACGTTGAAGGATGAAACGGTTTTTGTTTCCCTTAAGGAAGGATCTGACTTCCCGCTAGTTATGTTAGAATTGCTGCAAGAACATACCGTAAACCTTACTATTCAGGGGAATTTGCATAGAGGAAATTATCAGCATCATCAAAAGAGCGAAGGTATAGAGACGGAAAGCTATGAACGCTATCTGGATGGATTATTAAATGGTTTTCAGATGAAGCATGAGAATCCACTCATTCAAGAAGAAGTAGAGAGAATGAATCTGCTTAGTAGATGGTATTCTCATAATATGCTAGTCCATTATCTGTCTCCACACGGGTTAGAGCAATATGGCGGTGCTGCATGGGGAACAAGGGACGTTTCGCAGGGACCAGTGGAATATTTCTTTGCCGTTAATCGCCCTGAAATTGTTCGTGAGATATTGAAAAAAGTATATGCAAACCAATTCGAAAATGATGGGAATTGGCCGCAGTGGTTTATGTTTGATCGATTTGAAAAGATTAAGGCAGATGAAAGTCATGGTGATGTTATTGTATGGCCGTTAAAGGTAGTTGGAGATTATTTAACATTTACAGGAGATACGAGCATATTAGCGGAGTCTATTCCATTTACAAATCGAGATACATTTGCAAAAACGGAAGAGTTTTATCCGTTAATGGAGCATGTTAAGAAGCAAATCCACTATATAGAGACAAATTTTCTGCCGAATACGTTTTTGTCTTGTTATGGAGATGGAGATTGGGACGATACATTACAGCCATATGATAGCAGGTTAAAGAAGAATATGGCTAGCAGCTGGACTGTAGCACTTACCTACCAGACAATTCGTAACTTAGCGAGAGCGTTAGAGAGCTATGATAATCTGTATGCAGCATACCTTTTTGATTTGGCTAAAAATATCAAAGCGGACTTTAACCGCTTTATATTAAGTACAGATACTATTCCAGGATTTGTCTATATGGAGGATTCGGATCATGTGGAATTAATGATACATCCAGATGATGAAAAAACAAATATTCAATACCGATTATTACCCATGACGAGAAGTATGATTGCAGAATTAATCACACCGGAGATAGCCGAGCATCATTATCAAATTATAAAAGAAAATTTATATTTTCCGGATGGAGTGCGATTAATGAATCGGCCTGCATCTTATAAAGGCGGCGTAAGCACTAACTTTAAACGTGCGGAACAGGCGGCTAACTTTGGAAGAGAAATTGGTTTGCAATATGTACACGCTCATATTCGTTTTACGGAAGCAATGGCGAAGTTAGGGAAAGCGGAAGAAACGTGGAAAGGGTTAAATACGATTAATCCAATTGGTCTCAAAGATCGTGTGGAAAATGCAGCTATTCGTCAGAGTAATGTTTATTTCAGCAGTTCTGATGGCGATTTCAAAACGAGGTATGAAGCACAAGAGAATTTTGGTAAACTTAAAAATGGCGGTGTTCCTGTAAAAGGCGGCTGGCGTATATACTCTAGCGGGCCAGGAATTTATATTAATCAGTTAATAAGCAACGTATTAGGGATTCGCCAAACAGCTGCAGAGGTTATTATTGATCCAGTTCTGCCACAAAGCTTAAATGGCTTAACTGTAACATTTCAATTATTAGATAAGCCTGTAGAGATTAAGTATACACTTGGGTCTAAAGATAAGAAGGCGATCTTTAATGGAAATGTTCTAGAGAACAGACTTGAAGATAATCTTTATCGGCAGGGTGGAATATGCTTAAATAAGGAAGCAATGAAGAAAGTATTACAACAAGAAAATATATTAGAAGTGTACTGCTAA
- a CDS encoding sugar ABC transporter substrate-binding protein: MNFKKKFALLGTTALLAVGLMAGCSDSKNDASDSEVLTVWGMGDEVKQLPKMAEEFTKETGIEVKIQAIPWASAHDKLLTAVASKEGPDVLQMGTTWMPEFQAAGALADMGPFIDKNDHLKPENFFEGSVETTKFDDKYYGIPWAAETRVLFYRTDILESVGYKEAPKTWEELEDAAKKLSERGDNMYGLNVDSKEQTLGFMFARQNGSELLSDKEEAQFNQAPFVEAVTFLNDMIQKGYAPKQDLGMDVSQTFSGDAIVPMFISGPWMVKTVNDTVPDIEGKWATAVLPAGKDNNDSSLGGSNLTIFEHSKKKDQAAQFIDFMVSKENQLKWLELTNAMPTVKEAWKDEKLAGDPLYEVFGEQMENSHPMPLIPEFEEIAQNYLKHFEKIYLGGADVQAEMDAFNAETEKVLSK, encoded by the coding sequence ATGAATTTCAAAAAGAAATTTGCATTGCTAGGAACCACAGCATTACTTGCAGTAGGATTAATGGCGGGATGTTCTGATAGTAAAAATGATGCTAGTGACTCAGAAGTACTAACTGTTTGGGGAATGGGCGATGAAGTGAAGCAGCTCCCTAAAATGGCAGAGGAATTTACGAAAGAAACAGGCATTGAAGTGAAAATCCAAGCAATCCCCTGGGCTAGTGCTCATGATAAATTACTGACAGCCGTAGCTTCGAAGGAAGGTCCTGATGTTCTTCAAATGGGTACTACTTGGATGCCGGAGTTTCAAGCTGCTGGTGCATTGGCAGATATGGGGCCATTTATTGATAAAAATGATCATTTAAAGCCAGAAAACTTTTTCGAAGGTTCAGTAGAAACAACCAAGTTTGATGATAAGTATTACGGGATACCGTGGGCAGCGGAAACGAGAGTTTTGTTCTATCGGACCGATATTTTAGAATCCGTTGGATATAAAGAGGCACCTAAAACATGGGAAGAGCTTGAAGACGCAGCGAAGAAGCTATCAGAACGAGGAGATAATATGTATGGCTTAAATGTCGATTCGAAGGAACAAACACTTGGTTTCATGTTTGCTCGACAAAACGGTTCTGAATTGCTGTCAGACAAGGAAGAAGCGCAATTTAACCAAGCGCCGTTTGTAGAAGCAGTGACGTTTTTAAATGATATGATTCAAAAAGGGTATGCTCCTAAACAAGACTTAGGAATGGATGTTTCGCAAACGTTCTCAGGAGATGCTATTGTACCAATGTTTATTAGTGGTCCGTGGATGGTGAAAACAGTTAATGATACAGTGCCTGATATCGAAGGCAAATGGGCAACCGCCGTTCTTCCTGCTGGAAAAGATAATAATGATTCAAGTCTTGGTGGATCGAATTTAACGATATTTGAACATTCAAAGAAAAAAGATCAAGCGGCACAATTTATTGATTTTATGGTGAGCAAGGAAAACCAATTAAAGTGGTTAGAATTAACGAATGCCATGCCAACAGTAAAAGAAGCGTGGAAGGATGAAAAGCTAGCCGGAGATCCATTATATGAAGTATTTGGAGAGCAAATGGAAAACTCTCATCCAATGCCATTAATTCCTGAATTTGAAGAAATCGCTCAAAACTACTTGAAGCATTTTGAGAAAATTTATTTGGGTGGAGCAGATGTACAGGCAGAGATGGATGCTTTTAATGCAGAAACAGAAAAGGTTTTAAGTAAATAA
- a CDS encoding carbohydrate ABC transporter permease yields MLFSLIPIVVAFFISFTDISLVGLADWSQINFVGLSNYKEILTDPVFLKSIGNTLFYVVIGVPLVIACSLGIAVMINFGENKIFQFFRLIFYTPSITNVVAVAVVWSYLYNPSFGFLNYLLSLINVSPVPWLQDPTMAKVSLIILALWRAIGTNMIIFLAALQGIPKEYYEAASLDGANRRQQLFQITIPMLKFATFFVTITTMIGWLQFFEEPFIMTNGGPLDSTTSVALFIYRNGFQFSKFGYAAAGSFILFIAIIIVTLIQFRIQRKSDEESL; encoded by the coding sequence ATGTTGTTTTCCTTAATTCCCATTGTTGTAGCTTTTTTTATTAGTTTTACAGATATCAGCTTAGTTGGACTAGCTGATTGGTCACAGATCAATTTTGTGGGATTAAGTAATTACAAAGAAATTTTAACAGATCCTGTTTTCCTCAAATCAATTGGAAATACCTTGTTTTATGTAGTGATTGGTGTGCCTTTAGTTATCGCTTGTTCCTTAGGAATCGCGGTTATGATTAACTTCGGGGAAAATAAAATCTTTCAATTTTTTCGGTTGATTTTTTACACGCCATCGATCACAAATGTGGTTGCCGTAGCAGTTGTGTGGAGTTATCTTTATAATCCGAGTTTTGGATTTTTAAACTATTTACTGTCTCTTATCAATGTTTCTCCAGTACCGTGGCTGCAAGATCCGACAATGGCGAAAGTGTCATTAATTATTCTTGCTTTATGGCGAGCGATTGGTACGAATATGATTATTTTTTTAGCGGCTCTTCAAGGTATACCGAAAGAATATTATGAGGCTGCCTCATTAGATGGCGCTAATCGACGTCAACAATTATTTCAAATTACGATACCCATGCTTAAGTTTGCAACTTTCTTTGTAACGATTACGACGATGATTGGCTGGCTCCAGTTTTTCGAAGAACCGTTTATTATGACCAATGGCGGGCCTTTAGATAGTACTACTTCTGTTGCGTTATTTATTTACCGGAACGGGTTCCAATTTAGTAAGTTTGGTTATGCAGCGGCAGGGTCATTTATTTTATTTATTGCGATTATTATCGTTACCTTGATTCAATTCCGCATTCAGCGTAAGAGTGATGAAGAATCATTATAG
- a CDS encoding LacI family DNA-binding transcriptional regulator: MVGIKDIAKAAGVSISTVSYALNGSPKVTEATRARITAIANELNYIPNMAARTLKKQETKIIAVYLADYGGSFYGELLEGIKRGLAYYNYDMIVCSGQKSHLFLPERMVDGGIILDWSFSTEEIIQFANRGHSLVVLDREISCPNVRKVLLDNKGGATLAVEKIISSNLGKVYLVTGPEEAFDSRQRLEASERELARYGVEYEVIPSAFTEESGYAAAEIIHSKMTCSPITIFSFNDEMAVGIYKYFKDKDRKIGTDISLIGFDNIEIGSFLNPSLATISYSKHRWGMVAAEKVVQLINNEEVEDEWIITSFVEGKSFISNKK, translated from the coding sequence ATGGTAGGGATTAAAGATATAGCTAAGGCAGCTGGTGTTTCTATTTCTACCGTATCCTATGCACTAAATGGCAGTCCAAAGGTAACGGAAGCCACTCGTGCAAGAATAACTGCTATTGCAAATGAGCTCAATTATATTCCTAATATGGCAGCGAGAACATTGAAAAAGCAGGAAACAAAAATTATAGCTGTCTATCTTGCAGATTATGGCGGGAGTTTCTATGGAGAGCTATTAGAAGGAATTAAACGGGGTCTTGCCTATTACAACTATGACATGATTGTTTGTAGTGGGCAGAAGTCCCATTTATTTCTTCCAGAAAGAATGGTGGATGGGGGAATTATCCTAGACTGGAGCTTTAGCACAGAAGAAATTATTCAATTTGCCAATCGAGGGCACTCTTTAGTTGTGCTGGATCGAGAAATCAGTTGTCCTAATGTTAGAAAAGTGCTATTGGATAATAAAGGCGGAGCAACGCTTGCGGTGGAAAAAATAATTTCAAGTAATCTGGGAAAAGTTTATTTGGTAACAGGTCCAGAAGAAGCGTTTGACAGCCGGCAAAGGCTGGAGGCTAGTGAACGCGAATTAGCTCGCTATGGCGTCGAGTATGAGGTTATTCCCTCTGCATTTACGGAGGAATCGGGTTATGCAGCAGCAGAAATTATCCATTCGAAGATGACATGCTCACCTATTACCATTTTTTCTTTTAATGATGAAATGGCTGTAGGAATTTATAAATATTTTAAAGATAAAGATAGAAAGATAGGCACAGATATTTCTCTTATTGGCTTTGATAATATAGAAATTGGCTCTTTTCTTAATCCGTCATTAGCGACAATTTCTTATTCCAAACATCGTTGGGGAATGGTTGCCGCGGAAAAAGTGGTTCAGTTGATAAATAATGAAGAAGTCGAGGATGAATGGATAATTACCAGTTTTGTAGAAGGGAAATCATTTATTTCTAATAAAAAGTAG